One window from the genome of Populus alba chromosome 15, ASM523922v2, whole genome shotgun sequence encodes:
- the LOC118057539 gene encoding ACT domain-containing protein ACR4 codes for MDDHDDDAYAKLLRRVNSPRVVVDNDACEHATVIQVDTVKRQGALLEVVQVLTDLNLVMTKAYMSSDGVWFMHVFYVTDDHGNKIRDEGIFNCIEKALETDACMVKSTGKMLPSKEHTLIELTGTDRPGLLSEVCAVLTDLRCNVVNAEIWAHNARAAAVIHIADQSTGTAIEDPRKLSLIKELLYNVLKGHGDFRTPIVSISSPGEIHIGRRLHQMMFAARDFERPGSENDNSARPYVTVFDCPDRDYTVVTATSIDRPKLVFDTVCTLTDMQYLVFHGTVITDSKKAYQEYYIRHVDGFPTSSEAERQRVIECIQAAIERRASEGLPLELFTDDHFGLLSYITRILRENGLWPKSAEISTRNGKAKHNYIVTDVSGNPVDPKTIFLIHQQMGQTVLQVKGNLSMPPKFPRETPRSFLFGGLFRCPSFQNFGLN; via the exons ATGGATGACCATGATGATGATGCATATGCTAAGCTTTTAAGGAGAGTGAACTCTCCAAG AGTTGTGGTTGACAATGATGCCTGTGAGCATGCAACAGTCATTCAG gtGGATACTGTCAAAAGACAAGGTGCTCTACTTGAAGTTGTTCAAGTTCTCACAGACCTAAACCTTGTAATGACAAAAGCATACATGTCTTCTGATGGAGTGTGGTTCATGCACG tGTTTTATGTGACTGATGACCATGGAAACAAAATCAGAGATGAAGGCATCTTCAATTGCATAGAGAAG GCTCTTGAGACTGATGCTTGCATGGTTAAGTCAACGGGGAAGATGCTGCCTTCTAAAGAGCACACATTAATTGAACTGACCGGCACTGACCGGCCCGGTTTGTTGTCAGAAGTATGTGCCGTCCTGACCGACCTGAGGTGCAATGTTGTCAATGCGGAGATTTGGGCACACAATGCTAGAGCAGCAGCAGTCATTCACATTGCAGACCAGTCAACTGGAACTGCAATCGAAGACCCAAGGAAGCTTTCCTTGATAAAGGAACTTCTTTATAATGTCCTAAAAGGTCATGGCGATTTTAGGACACCAATAGTTTCCATTTCTTCCCCTGGGGAAATACATATAGGGAGAAGGTTGCACCAGATGATGTTTGCTGCTAGGGATTTTGAAAGGCCTGGCAGTGAGAACGACAACAGTGCAAGGCCCTACGTGACTGTGTTCGACTGTCCTGATAGAGATTACACTGTTGTTACAGCAACATCCATCGACCGGCCAAAGTTAGTGTTTGATACCGTGTGCACTCTAACAGACATGCAGTATCTGGTGTTCCATGGCACAGTCATCACAGATAGCAAGAAAGCTTATCAG GAATACTATATCAGACATGTGGATGGATTCCCTACAAGCTCAGAAGCTGAGCGACAACGTGTCATAGAATGTATTCAGGCAGCCATTGAAAGGCGAGCATCAGAG GGTCTACCACTAGAGCTATTCACAGATGACCATTTTGGTCTTCTCTCTTACATTACAAGGATACTTCGTGAAAACGGTTTGTGGCCCAAAAGTGCAGAAATCTCGACAAGGAATGGGAAggcaaaacataattatattgtCACAGATGTGTCTGGCAACCCTGTTGACCCCAAAACTATCTTTCTGATTCACCAGCAAATGGGACAAACCGTGTTACAGGTGAAAGGGAATTTGAGCATGCCACCGAAATTTCCCCGGGAGACACCAAGAAGTTTCCTCTTTGGGGGCCTTTTCAGATGCCCAAGTTTCCAGAATTTTGGACTCAACTAA
- the LOC118057538 gene encoding SWI/SNF complex subunit SWI3A → MSKIMEPTTPSDPNLNPIRPNEPELDLYTIPSYSSWFSWHDIHETERAALREFFDGSSITRTPKIYKEYRDFIINKYREDPSRRLTFTEIRKSLVGDVSLLNKVFLFLNNWGLINFSCEKNEEIGLGSGNVDVRVEDGAPNGVRIVEMPDKLKPISVGSVQSSAEGSGGGGGGGSGLKLPPLASYSDVFGELVGKKKEVVCGNCGGSCDSGQYEYSKGDYLICQKCFNDGTYGENKSKDDFKLKDSAENNGSNAAAWTEEETLRLLESVSRHGNDWDLVAQNVKTKTKLDCISKLIELPFGDLILSSTYGKGNSSGQIGSTNNSKQFPAAPSEHQDDTKHEDQLHEQMNANEEKGDVMDDGPLLKRRRVTSVSNAGGSLMKQAALISTMVGPDITAAAAEAAVAALCDETACPREIFDGEEDFPSNGFSSPSFHSKSKRVDEVDASEVKQTPTQSGTEEASAWQNDIPLSLRLRAAVATTLGAAAAHAKLLADQEDREVENLMATIVETQLKKLHHKIKHFDDLELIMEREYAELDELTESLTEERIDVLQRAIRAGISKSRDHAPIKFHMSNVV, encoded by the exons ATGTCCAAAATTATGGAGCCAACAACACCCTCCGACCCGAATCTAAACCCGATCCGACCAAACGAACCAGAGCTCGACCTCTACACCATCCCCAGCTATTCAA GTTGGTTTTCATGGCACGATATTCACGAGACAGAGAGAGCCGCTTTAAGAGAATTCTTCGATGGGAGCTCAATAACGAGAACTCCAAAAATCTACAAAGAATACAGAGACTTTATAATCAACAAGTACCGTGAAGATCCTTCTAGAAGGTTAACATTCACGGAGATTCGAAAGTCACTGGTTGGTGACGTTAGTTTGTTGAATAaagtttttctgtttttgaataattggggattgattaattttagttgTGAAAAGAATGAGGAAATTGGTTTGGGTTCGGGTAATGTTGATGTTCGGGTTGAAGATGGGGCTCCGAACGGAGTTCGGATTGTGGAGATGCCTGATAAGTTGAAACCAATTTCGGTGGGGTCGGTGCAAAGTAGCGCAGAgggtagtggtggtggtggtggtggtgggagTGGGTTGAAGTTGCCGCCTTTGGCGTCCTATTCGGATGTTTTTGGCGAGTTAGttgggaagaagaaagaggttGTTTGTGGAAATTGCGGTGGAAGTTGTGATTCCGGCCAATACGAGTATAGTAAG GGTGATTACTTAATCTGTCAAAAATGCTTTAATGATGGAACTTATGGCGAGAACAAGTCTAAAGATGATTTCAAGCTTAAGGATAGTGCTGAAAACAATGGTAGCAATGCAGCTGCGTGGACTGAGGAGGAGACTTTGCGTCTTTTAGAATCTGTTTCGAGGCATGGGAATGACTGGGACCTGGTTGCTCAAAATGTTAAAACCAAGACTAAACTTGATTGTATTTCTAAGCTCATTGAGCTGCCATTTGGGGATCTTATATTGAGTTCTACATATGGAAAGGGCAATTCTAGTGGACAGATTGGAAGCACAAACAACTCAAAACAATTTCCTGCAGCTCCATCTGAGCATCAAGATGATACAAAACATGAAGATCAATTGCATGAGCAGATGAATGCAAATGAGGAGAAGGGAGATGTCATGGATGATGGTCCCCTTTTGAAAAGAAGACGCGTCACTTCTGTTTCAAATGCTGGTGGCTCTCTGATGAAACAG gcAGCTCTCATCTCAACCATGGTTGGCCCAGATATCACAGCTGCTGCAGCTGAGGCTGCTGTTGCAGCACTTTGTGATGAAACTGCATGTCCAAGAGAGATATTTGATGGTGAGGAGGATTTTCCATCTAATGGGTTTTCTTCTCCCTCCTTCCATTCCAAGTCTAAGag AGTTGACGAGGTTGATGCCTCAGAGGTGAAGCAAACACCCACTCAGTCAG GAACCGAGGAGGCATCTGCATGGCAGAATGACATACCTCTATCTTTGCGTCTTAGAGCTGCTGTTGCAACAACTCTTGGGGCAGCTGCTGCTCATGCTAAATTACTGGCAGATCAGGAAGACCGAGAAGTTGAGAATTTAATGGCAACCATAGTTGAGACACAG TTGAAGAAACTGCACCACAAAATCAAGCACTTTGATGATCTGGAGCTGATAATGGAGAGGGAATACGCTGAATTAGATGAACTAACAGAGTCCTTGACCGAGGAGCGGATTGATGTCTTGCAAAGGGCAATTCGTGCAGGCATATCTAAATCAAGGGATCATGCGCCCATAAAATTTCACATGTCAAATGTAGTTTGA
- the LOC118057537 gene encoding chitinase 1-like yields the protein MSSSIKLSDVPVSSNVEFHFIIAFAIDYTGLENPSPTNGKFNAFWASSHVTPEEIASVKDKHSNVKVAVSWVEIYSVGSKKAFFEPKSIDSWVQNAISSLTSMVKQYNLDGIDIDYEHFKSDPHTFAECVGRLITTLKKSRTISFASIAPYDDGEVQSHYLALWKKHGHAIDHVNFQFYAYERSSVSQFVKHFDEQVSNYGGGQILASFSTDDESEGGLGPDDGFFEACRELKDKEKLGGIFIWCADNSKKHGFEGEKKSQHLLAA from the coding sequence ATGTCTAGCTCGATCAAGCTCTCTGACGTGCCTGTAAGTTCTAATGTCGAATTCCATTTCATCATTGCATTTGCAATCGACTACACAGGCCTTGAAAATCCATCACCAACCAATGGAAAGTTCAACGCTTTCTGGGCATCCAGCCATGTGACCCCGGAAGAAATTGCATCAGTAAAAGACAAGCATTCTAATGTCAAGGTTGCTGTTAGCTGGGTGGAGATATATAGTGTTGGAagcaagaaggcattttttgAACCAAAATCTATAGATTCTTGGGTCCAAAATGCCATATCTTCACTAACCAGTATGGTAAAACAATACAACTTGGATGGAATTGACATTGATTACGAGCACTTCAAGTCAGATCCTCATACATTTGCCGAGTGCGTGGGAAGGCTGATAACGACTCTAAAGAAAAGTAGGACCATATCATTTGCTTCAATTGCACCCTACGATGACGGGGAGGTCCAAAGCCATTACTTGGCCCTGTGGAAAAAACATGGGCACGCAATTGATCATGTAAATTTCCAATTTTATGCCTATGAGAGATCAAGCGTGTCTCAGTTTGTCAAGCATTTTGATGAACAAGTCTCTAATTATGGAGGTGGTCAAATCCTGGCTAGCTTCAGCACTGATGATGAGAGTGAAGGGGGTTTGGGTCCTGACGATGGGTTTTTTGAAGCTTGCAGggagttaaaggacaaagaaaagttGGGAGGTATTTTTATTTGGTGTGCTGATAATTCGAAGAAGCATGGATTTGAAGGCGAGAAAAAATCTCAACATCTTCTAGCTGCTTGA
- the LOC118057535 gene encoding DEK domain-containing chromatin-associated protein 1: MASETLEEKEPGQEAPLVEDSKPDAQKEQTESEGPKEGTENEAKEADNEEVKEVEKIEKEGAEKESSFGNEEKEEEAKEEEEVERKKTKRGSKKSSKDLSEKKEKEPVTPGSERPARERKMVERYSAPEPGRSATKPLSIEKGRGTPLKDIPNVAFKLSKRKPDDNLQMLHSILFGKKGKAYNLKKNIGQFSGYVWVENEDKQKAKVREKLDKCVKEKLMDFCDVLNVPINRSAVKKEELTVKILEFLESPHATTDVLLADKEQKGKKRKVSTGKNASPVEASTTPAKKQKQTPQSGQKRKRLSKDEEDDDEDKVESPVAKDDSEEDDENEAEKKEESDHEESKSEEEEDEPKEQTPPKKISKKSAKQSSVVKGAEKVAPSKKSTPAKPVKSPVKSTKNTSGSSSKRGAKDTDGSSSSVSKSKGSASKKLKVEKENPKDRSASSKDKVAGKKQSTKSPSKDTAKDQGKVKSNKKAKAEPTRQEMHAVVVNILKEVDFNTATLSDILRQLGTHFGIDLMHRKAEVKDIITDVINSMSDDEEEGEGEDAEDNAEGGDDADKDGDEDDD, from the exons ATGGCGAGTGAAACCCTAGAAGAGAAGGAACCAGGGCAGGAAGCTCCTCTTGTCGAGGATTCAAAACCAGATGCACAAAAGGAGCAAACTGAAAGCGAAGGACCGAAGGAGGGTACAGAGAATGAAGCGAAGGAGGCTGACAACGAGGAAGTGAAAGAAGTAGAGAAGATTGAGAAGGAGGGAGCCGAAAAGGAGTCGTCTTTTGGAAatgaggagaaagaagaagaagcgaaagaagaggaagaggtagagagaaagaaaactaAGCGAGGAAGCAAGAAATCGAGTAAAGATTTGAgcgagaagaaggagaaggagccAGTGACTCCAGGTAGTGAGAGGCCTGCCAGAGAGAGGAAGATGGTGGAAAGGTACTCTGCTCCTGAGCCTGGACGGTCAGCGACCAAGCCTTTGTCTATTGAAAAG GGACGAGGAACACCACTAAAGGATATTCCTAATG TGGCTTTCAAGTTGTCCAAGAGAAAACCTGATGACAATCTACAGATGCTTCATTCGATTCTGTTTGGAAAGAAAGGAAAG gcATACAATCTAAAGAAAAACATAGGCCAGTTTTCAGGCTATGTGTGGGTTGAGAATGAG GATAAGCAGAAAGCAAAAGTAAGGGAAAAGCTTGACAAGTGTGTCAAAGAGAAGTTGATGGATTTTTGTGATGTGCTCAATGTCCCTATAAATAGGTCTGCTGTGAAAAAG GAGGAACTCACTGTAAAAATATTGGAATTCTTGGAATCCCCTCATGCCACCACTGACGTTCTACTTGCTGACAAGGAACAG AAAGGTAAGAAGCGTAAGGTCTCAACTGGAAAAAATGCAAGTCCTGTAGAAGCATCAACTACACCAGCAAAG aaacaaaaacaaacaccccAAAGTGGACAAAAACGAAAGCGTTTATCCAAAgatgaggaagatgatgatgaagataaaGTTGAATCACCAGTTGCTAAAGATGATTCAGAAGAGGATGATGAAAATGAggcagaaaagaaagaagagagtgATCATGAGGAGAGCAAAtcagaggaagaggaagatgaGCCAAAGGAGCAGACACCACCTAAGAAGATATCAAAAAAATCTGCAAAGCAGAGTTCGGTGGTTAAAGGGGCAGAGAAAGTCGCCCCTAGCAAAAAGAGCACCCCTGCAAAGCCTGTCAAAAGTCCTGTAAAATCTACCAAAAATACTTCTGGCTCATCATCAAAAAGGGGTGCTAAAGACACTGATGGAAGTTCCAGTTCTGTTTCCAAATCAAAGGGATCTGCATCTAAGAAACTTAAGGTTGAAAAGGAAAACCCTAAGGACCGAAGTGCTTCCTCCAAGGACAAGGTCGCTGGCAAGAAGCAGTCGACCAAGTCCCCATCAAAGGATACTGCAAAAGATCAAG GTAAAGTCAAGTCTAACAAAAAGGCCAAGGCAGAACCCACCAGACAAGAGATGCATGCAGTTGTAGTAAATATTCTGAAGGAAGTGGATTTCAATACT GCAACTCTATCAGATATTCTCAGACAGCTTG GTACCCACTTTGGCATTGATCTAATGCATAGAAAAGCGGAAGTGAAGGATATTATTACAGATGTGATAAATAGCATGTCTGATGATGAAGAGGAAGGTGAAGGGGAGGATGCTGAGGATAATGCCGAGGGTGGTGATGATGCAGATAAAGATGGTGACGAGGATGATGATTAG
- the LOC118057536 gene encoding omega-hydroxypalmitate O-feruloyl transferase: MADGSNDALKLTVKQGEPTLVPPAEETKKGLYFLSNLDQNIAVIVRTIYCFKSDVKGNEDAAEVIKNALSKILVHCYPIAGRLTISSKGKLIVDCTGEGAVFVEAETDSEIAELGDITKPDPVTLGKLVYETPGAQNILQMPPLTAQVTKFKCGGFVLGLCVNHCMFDGIGAMEFVNSWGATARGLALDVPPFLDRSILKARVPPKIEFPHHEFDDIEDVSNTSKLYEEEILYRSFCFDPEKLDQLKEKAMEDGVVAKCTTFQVLSAFVWRARCQALRMVPDQQIKLLFAADGRSRFEPPIPKGYFGNAIVLTNSLCTAGEIMENQLSFAVRLVQEAVKMVDDSYMRSAIDYFEVTRARPSLTATLLITTWSRLSFHTTDFGWGVPVLSGPVALPEKEVILFLSHGNERKSINVLIGLPASSMKIFEELVQI; this comes from the exons ATGGCAGATGGCAGTAACGATGCTTTAAAACTTACTGTTAAGCAAGGAGAACCGACTCTGGTTCCTCCAGCAGAGGAGACAAAGAAGGGCCTGTACTTTCTCTCAAACCTTGATCAAAATATCGCAGTCATAGTTCGTACGATTTACTGCTTTAAGTCTGACGTGAAAGGAAACGAGGATGCTGCGGAAGTCATTAAGAATGCCTTGTCAAAAATTCTCGTGCACTGCTATCCAATAGCTGGGCGGCTAACAATTAGCTCAAAAGGAAAGCTGATAGTGGATTGCACCGGGGAAGGTGCTGTTTTTGTTGAGGCTGAAACGGATTCTGAAATAGCCGAGCTTGGAGACATAACAAAGCCTGATCCTGTGACTCTTGGGAAGTTGGTTTATGAAACTCCTGGTGCACAAAACATACTTCAGATGCCTCCTCTAACGGCTCAG GTGACTAAATTCAAATGTGGAGGGTTTGTTCTAGGGCTATGCGTGAACCATTGTATGTTCGATGGAATTGGTGCCATGGAGTTTGTGAATTCATGGGGAGCTACTGCTAGGGGTTTGGCTCTTGATGTACCTCCATTTCTAGATAGAAGCATACTCAAAGCTCGAGTCCCACCTAAGATAGAGTTTCCACACCATGAATTTGATGACATTGAAGATGTGTCAAATACCAGCAAGCTTTATGAAGAGGAAATCCTCTACAGATCTTTCTGTTTTGACCCCGAGAAACTTGATCAACTCAAGGAAAAAGCTATGGAAGACGGAGTTGTAGCCAAGTGCACAACATTTCAAGTCCTCTCGGCCTTTGTGTGGAGAGCTCGATGCCAGGCATTGAGGATGGTGCCTGATCAACAGATAAAGCTCCTGTTTGCTGCAGATGGACGGTCTAGATTTGAGCCACCAATTCCTAAAGGATACTTTGGCAATGCGATCGTGCTAACCAATTCTCTGTGCACAGCGGGAGAGATAATGGAAAACCAGCTGTCCTTTGCTGTGAGGCTAGTTCAGGAGGCAGTTAAAATGGTTGATGACAGTTATATGAGATCAGCGATAGATTATTTTGAAGTGACAAGAGCCAGGCCCTCTCTGACTGCAACACTTCTAATCACAACTTGGTCTAGGCTGTCTTTCCACACAACAGACTTCGGATGGGGGGTGCCTGTTTTATCTGGGCCTGTGGCTCTACCAGAGAAGGAAGTCATTCTTTTCCTCTCTCATGGGAATGAGAGGAAAAGCATAAACGTTCTCATAGGCCTGCCAGCTTCTTCCATGAAGATATTTGAAGAACTAGTGCAGATTTGA